From one Cygnus olor isolate bCygOlo1 chromosome 26, bCygOlo1.pri.v2, whole genome shotgun sequence genomic stretch:
- the LOC121060312 gene encoding LOW QUALITY PROTEIN: uncharacterized protein LOC121060312 (The sequence of the model RefSeq protein was modified relative to this genomic sequence to represent the inferred CDS: inserted 1 base in 1 codon; deleted 2 bases in 1 codon), which translates to MAASCPPSAPSPGVSILQGSRLQLGAGRGVPEEACRPFSHVPFPPFWGVHRPAPAAQPRSGDVLNQRLAAGRELCCEMLLAFPEWPLELVAPIVTPALCIRMHADPRIRVLISATRESYPCPDAPPPRAALPKAQEWSDNVLCGDREKIRLPPSVYTFSYSAHEIQPVARARHVYRGELSSQSKGLRGFLVACLRVMLQTIKAVTMIWFTLLSTKSMFTVPDKRKHRIYNKERAVFQIHHTNLQLGXGCTRFSTSTSELFPVHDLEPVAIACPNKNASSIPRGDEDPERNRALAGMTTTQVFYPETGRWNFSPKPDLLLQKRQSSISLGDDRSGSCYFSTTQQSDYQPPRQTQRVTGDSKNQRHSHIPFNYHNESPVTATQAMLVPHRQQKQRLSEDMLQQMKCSPLVLPWRAQDLFSTEQKDAFTPKSRGPAEIQTGDSQVSRIPLGTLKGYCPWRKVVFAP; encoded by the exons ATGGCGGCCTCGTGccctccctcagcccccagcccgggtGTTTCCATCCTGCAGGGATCCCgcctgcagctgggggctggccGCGGAGTCCCCGAGGAGGCCTGTCGGCCGTTTTCTCACGTTCCGTTCCCCCCTTTCTGGGGGGTTCACAGGCCGGCGCCGGCCGCGCAGCCCCGCAGCGGGGATGTGCTGAACCAGAGGCTGGCTGCGggcagggagctctgctgtGAGATGCTCCTGGCCTTTCCAGAGTGGCCCCTGGAGCTGGTCGCCCCCATTGTGACCCCAGCATTGTGCATCCGGATGCACGCGGACCCCCGCATCCGGGTCCTCATCTCAGCAACAAGGGAGAGCTACCCCTGTCCtgatgccccccccccc agagCTGCTCTTCCCAAAGCCCAGGAGTGGAGCGATAACGTTCTTTGtggagacagagagaaaataaggcTCCCTCCATCCGTCTACACCTTCTCATATTCAGCACACGAGATCCAGCCTGTTGCCAGGGCACGTCATGTGTACAGGGGTGAGTTGTCCTCACAGTCTAAAGGGCTGCGGGGATTTTTGGTGGCATGCCTCAGAGTCATGCTGCAAACAATTAAAGCTGTTACCATGATTTGG TTCACCTTGTT GAGTACGAAATCAATGTTCACTGTTCCAGACAAGAGGAAGCACAG GATCTACAACAAGGAGCGTGCTGTCTTCCAGATCCACCACACAAACCTGCAGCTAG GTGGTTGCACCAGATTTTCCACGTCAACATCAGAGCTCTTCCCAGTACACGATCTAG AGCCTGTAGCTATTGCTTGTCCAAACAAAAATGCCTCATCCATCCCCAGAGGCGACGAAGACCCTGAGAGAAATCGTGCGCTAGCGGGAATGACTACGACGCAGGTCTTCTACCCAGAG ACTGGCAGGTGGAACTTCTCACCGAAGCCTGACTTGCTACTGCAGAAACGTCAAAGCAGCATCTCCTTAGGAGATGACCGTTCAGGCTCCTGTTACTTCAGCACAACGCAGCAGTCAGACTATCAGCCACCACGCCAGACCCAGAGGGTGACAGGAGACAGCAAGAATCAACGTCACAGCCACATCCCCTTCAACTACCACA ATGAAAGTCCTGTCACAGCCACGCAGGCCATGCTGGTCCCACACCGACAGCAGAAACAGCGACTCTCTGAAGACATGCTACAGCAG ATGAAATGCTCGCCCTTGGTGCTACCCTGGAGGGCGCAGGACCtcttcagcacagagcagaaggatGCGTTCACACCTAAGTCCAGAGGCCCAGCAGAAATCCAAACGGGAGACTCCCAAGTGAGCCGCATCCCACTGGGGACCCTGAAAGGATACTGCCCCTGGAGGAAGGTGGTCTTTGCACCGTGA
- the PEX11G gene encoding peroxisomal membrane protein 11C isoform X1: protein MATAPLRHVPGLPRAPRPGSVAMAAGGLRGLVAALESYRGRDRAVRALCYGCQLAGGALGGRRSPAAGLPGSLLAVSAQLSHCRTVLRLFDDLAMLSYSRGYGLGPEDEDVLVRGLSVLCNVADQLYYPCEHVAWAADAGIIHASSSKWWDASTRLWGFSLLLGVLRSLRILFQLRKKLRQQKGTSSPQDHKKMKAQVKSEVLSIVSNMADLANAIHWLPPGFLWAGRFPPWLVGLLGTISSLIGIYQASREGNSGAV from the exons ATGGCGACGGCCCCGCTCCGCCATGTTCCCGGCCTGCCCCGCGCGCCCCGACCAGGAAGCGTTGCCatggcggcgggggggctcCGCGGCCTGGTCGCAGCCCTCGAGTCCTACCGCGGCCGGGACCGGGCG GTCCGCGCGCTCTGCTATGGCTGCCAGCTGGCTGGCGGGGCGCTGGGAGGACGGCGGAGCCCCGCAGCTGGGCTGCCCGGGAGCCTCCTGGCCGTGTCGGCGCAGCTCAGCCACTGCCGCACCGTCCTGCGGCTCTTCGACGACCTCGCCATGCTCAGCTACAGCCGCGGCTACGGGCTGGGGCCCGAG GACGAGGACGTGCTGGTGCGCGGGCTCTCGGTGCTCTGCAACGTGGCCGACCAGCTGTACTACCCCTGCGAGCACGTCGCCTGGGCAGCCGACGCCGGCATCATCCACGCCAGCTCTAGCAAGTGGTGGGATGCGAGCACCAGGCTCTGGGgcttctccctgctcctgggTGTCCTGCG ATCCTTGAGAATTTTGTTCCAGTTAAGAAAGAAGCTGAGGCAGCAGAAGGG TACATCTTCACCGCAGGatcacaagaaaatgaaagcccAAGTGAAGAGCGAAGTTCTGAGCATCGTCAGTAACATGGCAGATCTCGCCAATGCCATCCACTGGCTGCCACCAGGATTTCTTTGGGCTGGGCGGTTTCCGCCGTGGCTAGTAGGACTCCTGGGGACCATCTCTTCCCTGATTGGTATCTACCAGGCATCTAGAGAGGGCAATTCTGGAGCTGTTTGA
- the PEX11G gene encoding peroxisomal membrane protein 11C isoform X2, translated as MATAPLRHVPGLPRAPRPGSVAMAAGGLRGLVAALESYRGRDRAVSGGGRPGKARSRLFLTGLCLRRSARSAMAASWLAGRWEDGGAPQLGCPGASWPCRRSSATAAPSCGSSTTSPCSATAAATGWGPRSLRILFQLRKKLRQQKGTSSPQDHKKMKAQVKSEVLSIVSNMADLANAIHWLPPGFLWAGRFPPWLVGLLGTISSLIGIYQASREGNSGAV; from the exons ATGGCGACGGCCCCGCTCCGCCATGTTCCCGGCCTGCCCCGCGCGCCCCGACCAGGAAGCGTTGCCatggcggcgggggggctcCGCGGCCTGGTCGCAGCCCTCGAGTCCTACCGCGGCCGGGACCGGGCGGTGAgtggcggggggcggccgggcaaGGCCCGATCCCGGCTGTTCCTCACCGGGCTTTGCCTCCGCAGGTCCGCGCGCTCTGCTATGGCTGCCAGCTGGCTGGCGGGGCGCTGGGAGGACGGCGGAGCCCCGCAGCTGGGCTGCCCGGGAGCCTCCTGGCCGTGTCGGCGCAGCTCAGCCACTGCCGCACCGTCCTGCGGCTCTTCGACGACCTCGCCATGCTCAGCTACAGCCGCGGCTACGGGCTGGGGCCCGAG ATCCTTGAGAATTTTGTTCCAGTTAAGAAAGAAGCTGAGGCAGCAGAAGGG TACATCTTCACCGCAGGatcacaagaaaatgaaagcccAAGTGAAGAGCGAAGTTCTGAGCATCGTCAGTAACATGGCAGATCTCGCCAATGCCATCCACTGGCTGCCACCAGGATTTCTTTGGGCTGGGCGGTTTCCGCCGTGGCTAGTAGGACTCCTGGGGACCATCTCTTCCCTGATTGGTATCTACCAGGCATCTAGAGAGGGCAATTCTGGAGCTGTTTGA
- the LOC121060026 gene encoding ectoderm-neural cortex protein 1-like, producing MSVSSHENRKSRSSSGSMNIQLFHKPGHADSLLTHLNLLRKRHLFTDVVLRAGNQAFHCHRAVLASCSRYFDAMFSGGLKESRDAEVNFHDSLHPEVLELLLDYAYSARVLINEENAESLLEAGDMLQFQDIRDASADFLEKNLYPGNCLNMLLLSDAHCCERLLELSWRMALANFTSLCKTEDFLRLPKDKLLELVESEELEVEDETLVYEAVIGWIRYDLPRRHEVLPELLRSVRLALLPESYLRKQVACEKLVTSHKLGEEIVADAVRCKMKILQNDGLVTGCCARPRKVSQALLLLGGQTFMCDKIYMLDRKTREIIPRADIPSPRKECSACAIGCKVYITGGKGSENGASKDVWVYDTLHDEWAKAAPMLVARFGHGSAELDNCLYVVGGHTAGSGAFPASPSVSLKQVEHYDPQLDKWSLVAPLREGVSNAAVVGAKMKLFVFGGTSANQEKLPKVQCFDPCQNRWTVPASCPQPWRYTAAAVVGSHIIVIGGDTEFSASSAYRFHSDTYQWSKFGDVTAKRISCRAVTSGNRLYVVGGYCGAQRCKTLDCYDPSSDTWSSVTTVPYSLIPTAFVSTWKYLSA from the coding sequence ATGTCCGTGAGCAGCCACGAGAACCGGAAATCCCGCTCGAGCTCCGGCTCCATGAACATCCAGCTCTTCCACAAGCCGGGCCACGCCGACAGCCTCCTCACCCACCTGAACCTGCTCCGCAAGCGGCACCTCTTCACCGACGTGGTGCTGCGCGCCGGGAACCAGGCCTTCCACTGCCACCGCGCCGTGCTGGCCTCCTGCAGCCGCTACTTCGACGCGATGTTCAGCGGgggcctgaaggagagcagAGACGCCGAAGTCAACTTCCACGACTCCCTCCATCccgaggtgctggagctgctgctggactACGCCTACTCGGCCCGCGTGCTGATCAACGAGGAGAACGCCGAGTCcttgctggaggctggggacaTGTTGCAGTTCCAGGATATTCGGGATGCTTCGGCCGACTTCCTGGAGAAGAACCTCTACCCGGGGAACTGCCTgaacatgctgctgctgtccgACGCCCACTGCTGCGAGCGGCTGCTGGAGCTGTCCTGGAGGATGGCGTTGGCCAACTTCACCTCGCTCTGCAAGACCGAAGACTTCCTCCGCCTGCCCAAAGAcaagctgctggagctggtggagaGCGAAGAGCTGGAGGTAGAGGACGAGACCCTGGTGTACGAAGCTGTTATAGGCTGGATCCGGTACGATTTGCCCCGACGCCACGAAGTTCTGCCGGAGCTGCTGCGCTCCGTCCGCCTGGCCCTTCTCCCCGAGTCCTACCTGCGGAAGCAGGTGGCCTGCGAGAAGCTGGTGACCAGCCACAAGCTGGGGGAGGAGATCGTGGCCGACGCGGTACGATGCAAAATGAAGATCCTGCAGAACGATGGCCTTGTGACGGGGTGCTGTGCCCGGCCCCGCAAGGTCAGccaggccctgctgctgctcggtGGCCAGACCTTCATGTGCGACAAGATTTACATGCTGGATCGTAAAACTCGTGAGATCATTCCCCGTGCTGACATCCCAAGCCCTCGCAAGGAGTGCAGTGCCTGCGCCATCGGGTGCAAGGTGTACATCACGGGTGGCAAAGGCTCCGAGAACGGAGCCTCCAAGGATGTCTGGGTTTATGACACCCTCCATGACGAGTGGGCGAAAGCTGCACCCATGCTGGTGGCGCGGTTTGGCCACGGCTCTGCTGAGCTGGACAACTGTCTGTACGTGGTGGGGGGTCACACAGCAGGGAGCGGCGCCTTCCCGGCCTCTCCCTCCGTCTCTCTCAAGCAAGTCGAACACTACGACCCCCAGCTGGACAAATGGTCCTTGGTGGCCCCTCTCCGAGAAGGCGTAAGCAACGCCGCCGTGGTGGGGGCCAAGATGAAGCTGTTTGTTTTCGGTGGCACCAGCGCAAACCAGGAGAAGCTGCCCAAGGTGCAGTGCTTTGACCCCTGCCAGAACCGCTGGACTGTGcctgccagctgcccccagccctggcgGTACACGGCTGCGGCGGTGGTGGGCAGCCACATCATCGTGATCGGGGGGGACACGGAGTTCTCTGCCAGCTCCGCTTACCGCTTCCACAGTGACACCTACCAGTGGTCCAAGTTTGGGGACGTGACCGCTAAGCGCATCAGCTGCCGTGCTGTTACATCGGGTAACAGACTGTACGTGGTGGGGGGCTACTGTGGGGCTCAGCGCTGCAAGACGCTGGACTGTTACGACCCGTCATCCGACACCTGGAGCAGCGTCACGACAGTGCCTTACTCCCTGATCCCCACCGCCTTCGTCAGCACCTGGAAGTACCTCTCTGCCTGA